Proteins encoded within one genomic window of Megalopta genalis isolate 19385.01 chromosome 10, iyMegGena1_principal, whole genome shotgun sequence:
- the RpIII128 gene encoding RNA polymerase III subunit RpIII128: MGEMKFSNYDGIKSEQKYNNVVKHIQDKWKLVPAFLKGKGLVKQHIDSFNYFINVEIKKIVKANEKVLSDADPLFYVKYLNVHVGTPDVEEGFNVTRSTTPHECRLRDLNYSAPITVDIEYIRGHQPIIRNNLLIGRMPIMLRSSNCVLNGKSHFELAKMNECPHDPGGYFVINGQEKVILIQEQMLRNRIILEEDSKGCIIASCNSSTHERKTKTNIVGRGGKYYMRHNIFQDDIPVTIIFKAMGIVSDQEIMQLIGTEKEFMKKFASSLEECHTLEVFAQNQALRYLSNKRKQKRYSLIKSSITDEMKDILATNVLSHVPVIDFNFKVKATYIALMIRKVMKAQSDGKLVDDRDYYGNKRLELAGSLLSLMFEDLFKRFNWELKQIADKNIPKIKAAQFDIVKHMRQDQITNGLAFAISSGNWTIKRFRMERHGVTQVLSRLSYISALGMMTRVNSQFEKTRKVSGPRSLQPSQWGMLCPSDTPEGEGCGLVKNLALMTHITTELDEEPIVRLAFNLGVENVNILGGEEINNKSVYMVFLNGNILGIVKNYQRLVNVFRLLRRNGLVNGFVSIYTQHQHRCIQISSDGGRLCRPYIIVKNGQPLIQEEHIKFLEHGVRNFEDFLQDGLIEYLDVNEENDSSIAFNEAHISYKTTHLEIEPFTLLGVCAGLVPYPHHNQSPRNTYQCAMGKQAMGTIGYNQRNRIDTLMYNLVYPQAPMVKSRTIELINFDKLPAGQNATVAVMSYSGYDIEDALILNKASIDRGFGRCLIYRNAKCTLKRYANQTYDRIMGPLLDSNTKKPVWRHDVIDSDGIAAPGEMVENRKVMVNKSSPSANIGPVNSGNVQAQTEYKDVPAVYKAPVPSYVEKVMISSNAEDAFLIKLLLRQTRRPEIGDKFSSRHGQKGVTGLIVEQEDMPFNDYGICPDMIMNPHGFPSRMTVGKLIELLAGKAGVVKGQFHYGTAFGGSKVEDVCQELVKHGYNYLGKDFFYSGITGEPLQAYIYSGPVYYQKLKHMVQDKMHARARGPRAVLTRQPTEGRAKEGGLRLGEMERDCLIGYGASMMLIERLMISSDAFDVDVCNKCGLMAYSGWCHSCRSSSCVSTISMPYACKLLFQELQSMNIVPRLTLKNYCE; encoded by the exons TGATCCCTTGTTTTATGTGAA GTATCTGAATGTCCATGTTGGTACACCAGACGTAGAAGAAGGTTTCAACGTAACTCGATCTACAACTCCACACGAATGTCGTCTGAGGGATTTAAATTACTCTGCTCCGATTACTGTAgatattgaatatattagagGGCATCAGCCAATAATTAGGAATAATTTATTGATTGGAAG AATGCCCATTATGTTAAGAAGCTCAAATTGTGTATTAAATGGAAAATCCCATTTTGAATTAGCAAAAATGAATGAATGTCCACATGATCCTGGTGGTTATTTTGTAATAAACGGACAGGAAAAAGTCATCCTTATACAAGAACAAATGTTGAGAAACAGAATTATTTTAGAAGAAGATAGCAAAGGCTGTATTATAGCATCTTGTAATAGTTCCACTCATGAGAGGAAAACGAAAACGAATATTGTGGGTAGAGGAGGAAAATATTACATGAGACACAATATTTTTCAGGAT GACATACctgtaacaataatatttaaggCAATGGGAATTGTCAGTGATCAAGAGATCATGCAACTTATTGGTACAGAGAAAGAATTCATGAAGAAATTTGCATCTAGTTTGGAAGAGTGCCATACGTTAGAAGTCTTTGCTCAAAATCAGGCACTTAG ATATCTCAGTAATAAACGAAAACAGAAAAGGTACTCGTTAATCAAATCTAGTATCACAGACGAAATGAAGGACATATTAGCAACTAATGTTTTATCACATGTTCCG gtaatagattttaattttaaagtgaAAGCTACATATATTGCTTTAATGATTCGTAAAGTCATGAAAGCACAATCTGATGGCAAGCTTGTAGATGACAGAGATTACTATGGTAATAAGCGATTGGAATTAGCTGGTTCTTTATTGTCTTTGATGTTTGAAGACCTGTTTAAAAGGTTCAATTGGGAG tTGAAACAAATTGCTGACAAGAACATCCCGAAAATTAAAGCTGCGCAGTTTGATATTGTAAAACACATGAGACAAGATCAAATTACAAACGGACTAGCTTTCGCCATATCTTCG GGTAACTGGACCATCAAACGATTCAGAATGGAACGTCACGGTGTGACTCAAGTGTTGTCCAGACTTTCTTACATTTCCGCGCTTGGTATGATGACGAGAGTTAATTCACAATTCGAAAAAACAAGAAAAGTGTCGGGTCCACGATCTCTGCAGCCATCACAATGGGGAATGCTATGTCCTAGCGATACTCCTGAAGGAGAAGGTTGTGGTTTAGTTAAAAATTTGGCTCTCATGACGCATATTACCACGGAGCTCGATGAAGAGCCAATTGTGAGGTTGGCGTTCAATTTAGGAGTGGAGAACGTTAATATCCTTGGCGGAGAAGAGATCAATAACAAAAGCGTTTACATGGTGTTCTTAAACGGTAATATTCTGGGGATAGTCAAGAATTATCAGAGGCTAGTAAATGTATTTCGGTTACTCCGCAGAAATGGTCTCGTAAATGGTTTCGTCTCTATATACACGCAACATCAGCACAGATGTATCCAGATCAGTTCCGATGGGGGACGATTATGTAGACCATACATTATCGTGAAAAATGGGCAACCTCTTATACAAGAGGAACATATCAAATTCCTTGAACATGGTGTACGCAATTTCGAAGATTTCTTACAAGACGGTTTAATCGAGTATTTGGACGTCAACGAAGAAAACGACAGTTCTATTGCATTCAACGAAGCACACATTAGCTACAAAACAACACACTTAGAAATCGAACCATTCACGTTGCTCGGAGTTTGTGCCGGATTGGTACCATATCCTCATCACAATCAAAGTCCTCGAAACACATATCAGTGTGCTATGGGTAAACAGGCTATGGGAACTATTGGTTATAATCAGCGCAATCGTATCGACACATTGATGTACAATTTAGTATATCCTCAAGCACCTATGGTTAAGTCTAGAACAATAGAATTAATCAATTTTGATAAGCTACCGGCTGGTCAGAATGCGACAGTAGCTGTTATGTCCTACAGCGGTTATGATATTGAGGACGCTCTTATTTTAAATAAGGCATCTATCGACAGAGGATTCGGGAGGTGTTTGATATATCGGAATGCTAAGTGCACCTTGAAAAGATATGCCAATCAAACGTATGATCGCATAATGGGTCCACTTCTAGATTCAAACACAAAGAAACCTGTTTGGAGACACGACGTTATTGATAGTGATGGAATCGCTGCACCCGGTGAAATGGTGGAGAACAGGAAG GTGATGGTAAATAAGTCGTCACCCTCTGCAAACATCGGTCCAGTAAATTCTGGCAATGTGCAGGCACAAACAGAATACAAAGATGTTCCAGCTGTTTACAAAGCTCCAGTGCCTTCCTACGTTGAGAAGGTGATGATCTCCAGCAACGCGGAAGACGCGTTCTTAATTAAACTATTATTAAGACAAACTCGTAGGCCGGAGATTGGTGACAAATTTAGTAGTCGACATGGACAGAAGGGTGTGACCG GTTTAATCGTGGAACAAGAAGATATGCCATTTAACGATTATGGTATATGTCCTGACATGATCATGAATCCACATGGTTTCCCTTCTCGTATGACAGTTGGCAAACTGATAGAATTACTTGCTGGAAAAGCTGGAGTTGTGAAAGGACAATTCCATTATGGCACAG CTTTCGGAGGTTCCAAAGTGGAAGATGTTTGCCAAGAGTTGGTAAAACATGGATACAATTATTTGGGCAAGGACTTCTTTTACTCTGGGATCACAGGGGAACCATTGCAGGCATATATCTATTCTGGACCA GTATATTATCAGAAATTGAAGCACATGGTGCAAGATAAAATGCACGCTCGAGCTCGAGGTCCGAGAGCTGTGTTAACGCGACAGCCAACCGAAGGTCGCGCGAAGGAAGGAGGTTTGCGATTAGGAGAAATGGAACgtgattgtttgattggataCGGTGCGAGCATGATGCTAATAGAGAGACTTATGATATCAAGCGATGCATTCGACGTAGACGTATGCAACAAGTGTGGTCTTATGGCGTATAGTGGCTGGTGCCACAGTTGTCGCTCCAGTTCATGTGTTTCCACGATCTCTATGCCTTATGCCTGCAAGTTGCTTTTCCAAGAACTGCAGTCAATGAACATCGTACCCCGTTTgacattaaaaaattattgcgaGTAA